A genomic segment from Stappia indica encodes:
- a CDS encoding 3-hydroxyacyl-CoA dehydrogenase NAD-binding domain-containing protein has translation MPRSCPVTDPVRYSVQDGIAVIAVDNPPVNALSQAVRAGLAEAIARLAGDDQARAGVIYGTGRTFIAGADIREFGKPMAEPFLPDVIAAIEACGKPVVAALHGTALGGGLEVALGCHARVALSSAKVGLPEVTLGILPGAGGTQRLPRIAGAAAALDLITSGRHVAAVEALKLGIVDAVVDGDDPLAAGLAHARRLAEGEATGRRSGEIDPGAKDEALFADWRAKTKKSARGQISPLVAIDAIEAAYDLPFNEGMARERELFKELMASDQRAGLIHAFFAERAVAKIPEAEAASPREVASIGVIGGGTMGSGIAVAALNAGLPVTLVERDEASVERARGIVSKLLDDGVRRGKLSEARRDQILSRDFSTATDYSALAETDLVIEAVFEDMDVKKDVFKRLDGIAKAGAILATNTSYLDVNEIAAATARPQDVIGFHFFSPAHVMRLLEVVVADKTGADVVATGFALAKKLRKVAVRAGVCDGFIGNRLLNTYRKAADYMVEDGASPYQIDAALVAFGFPMGPFAVSDLAGLDIAWAGRKRRAATRDPRERTVGIADRICERGWFGQKTGRGYYLYEAGARRGSPDPEVEAIIAAEREAKGIVPRSFTDEEIVSRYMAAMINEAAKIVEEGIALRPLDVDVTMLAGYGFPRWRGGPMHYADRLGLDTVLAELRRLGAEDAFFWEPAPLLVRLAEDGKTFASLNERD, from the coding sequence ATGCCAAGGAGTTGCCCCGTGACCGATCCCGTACGCTATTCCGTTCAGGACGGCATTGCCGTGATCGCGGTCGACAATCCGCCGGTCAATGCCCTGTCGCAAGCGGTGCGTGCGGGCCTTGCGGAGGCCATCGCCCGGCTCGCCGGAGACGATCAGGCGCGCGCGGGCGTGATCTACGGCACCGGTCGCACCTTCATCGCCGGCGCGGACATTCGCGAGTTCGGCAAGCCGATGGCCGAGCCTTTCCTGCCCGACGTGATCGCGGCCATCGAGGCCTGCGGGAAGCCGGTGGTGGCGGCATTGCACGGCACCGCGCTCGGCGGCGGCCTCGAAGTCGCGCTCGGCTGCCACGCCCGCGTGGCGCTGTCCTCGGCCAAGGTCGGCCTGCCGGAAGTGACGCTCGGCATTCTGCCCGGCGCGGGCGGGACGCAGCGCCTGCCGCGCATTGCGGGCGCTGCCGCCGCACTCGACCTGATCACCAGCGGGCGCCATGTGGCCGCGGTGGAGGCCCTGAAGCTCGGCATCGTCGATGCGGTCGTCGACGGGGACGACCCGCTGGCCGCCGGCCTTGCCCATGCTCGTCGTCTTGCCGAGGGCGAGGCGACCGGCCGGCGCTCGGGCGAGATCGATCCGGGAGCCAAGGACGAGGCGCTGTTCGCGGATTGGCGGGCTAAGACGAAAAAGTCGGCGCGCGGGCAGATCTCGCCGCTGGTGGCCATCGACGCCATCGAGGCGGCCTACGACCTGCCGTTCAATGAGGGAATGGCGCGCGAGCGCGAGCTCTTCAAGGAGCTGATGGCCTCCGATCAGCGGGCCGGTCTGATCCATGCCTTCTTCGCCGAGCGGGCGGTTGCCAAGATCCCGGAAGCGGAGGCGGCAAGCCCGCGCGAGGTCGCCTCGATCGGTGTGATCGGCGGCGGCACGATGGGCTCCGGCATTGCGGTTGCTGCGCTGAATGCCGGCCTGCCCGTGACGCTGGTGGAGCGGGACGAGGCGAGCGTGGAGCGCGCCCGCGGCATCGTTTCCAAGCTGCTCGACGACGGCGTGCGGCGCGGCAAGCTGAGCGAGGCGCGGCGCGACCAGATCCTGTCGCGCGACTTCTCTACCGCGACGGATTATTCGGCGCTCGCCGAGACCGACCTCGTGATCGAGGCGGTGTTCGAGGACATGGACGTCAAGAAGGACGTGTTCAAGCGGCTCGACGGCATCGCCAAGGCAGGGGCGATCCTGGCCACCAACACGTCCTATCTCGACGTCAACGAGATCGCGGCGGCGACCGCGCGGCCGCAGGACGTGATCGGTTTCCACTTCTTCTCGCCAGCCCATGTCATGCGCCTGCTCGAGGTGGTGGTGGCCGACAAGACGGGGGCGGATGTGGTCGCCACCGGCTTTGCGCTGGCCAAGAAGCTGCGCAAGGTGGCGGTGCGCGCCGGCGTGTGCGACGGCTTCATCGGCAACCGGCTGCTCAACACCTATCGCAAGGCCGCCGACTACATGGTCGAGGACGGGGCGAGCCCCTACCAGATCGATGCGGCGCTGGTTGCCTTCGGCTTCCCGATGGGCCCCTTCGCCGTCAGCGACCTCGCCGGCCTCGACATTGCCTGGGCCGGGCGCAAGCGGCGGGCGGCGACGCGCGATCCGCGCGAGCGCACGGTGGGGATCGCCGACCGCATCTGCGAGCGCGGCTGGTTCGGCCAGAAGACCGGCCGGGGCTATTATCTCTACGAGGCGGGCGCCCGCCGCGGCAGCCCGGACCCGGAGGTTGAGGCGATCATCGCGGCCGAGCGCGAGGCCAAGGGCATCGTGCCGCGCAGCTTCACCGACGAGGAGATCGTCTCGCGCTACATGGCGGCGATGATCAACGAGGCGGCGAAGATCGTCGAGGAAGGCATCGCGCTGCGCCCGCTCGATGTCGACGTGACGATGCTGGCCGGCTACGGCTTCCCGCGCTGGCGCGGCGGGCCGATGCACTATGCCGACAGGCTGGGCCTCGACACCGTGCTCGCCGAGTTGCGCCGTCTGGGCGCGGAAGATGCGTTCTTCTGGGAGCCGGCACCGCTGCTGGTTCGCCTTGCGGAAGACGGAAAGACCTTCGCGTCGCTCAACGAGCGCGATTGA
- a CDS encoding 2-keto-4-pentenoate hydratase yields MQISDGDRTHAAALLRIAGEVGSCAPITDGDKAFSLARAYQVSAEIRAARIARGETPRGWKIGFTNRTIWDEYDVHAPIWGPVYDTTLAEAPAQGAAETSIGHLVEPRIEPEIVFRIAAPLQAGLSEAQLLERIDGVALGFEIVQSIYPDWRFQAADTVAAFALHGLLRHRPFAPVTAVNRAEWLEQLASFTLDLHRNGERIDSGRAENVLGGPLSALKAMVDGLPATALASTVSTGEVVTTGTLTRAFPVAPGETWETRVAGLPLADMAIAFTG; encoded by the coding sequence TTGCAGATTTCGGATGGCGACAGGACCCACGCGGCAGCGCTGTTGAGGATCGCCGGCGAGGTGGGCTCGTGCGCGCCGATCACCGACGGGGATAAAGCTTTCAGCCTTGCGCGCGCCTATCAGGTTTCGGCCGAGATCCGCGCGGCCCGTATCGCCCGCGGCGAGACCCCGCGCGGCTGGAAGATCGGCTTCACCAACCGGACCATCTGGGACGAATACGACGTGCATGCGCCGATCTGGGGGCCGGTCTACGACACGACGCTGGCCGAAGCCCCCGCGCAAGGGGCGGCCGAAACATCCATCGGCCATCTCGTCGAGCCGAGAATCGAGCCGGAAATCGTCTTCCGGATCGCCGCGCCGCTGCAGGCGGGCCTTTCGGAGGCGCAGTTGCTCGAGCGGATCGACGGGGTGGCGCTCGGCTTCGAGATCGTCCAGTCGATCTATCCGGACTGGCGGTTCCAGGCGGCCGATACGGTCGCCGCCTTCGCCCTGCACGGCCTTTTGCGCCACCGCCCCTTCGCGCCGGTCACAGCAGTGAACCGGGCCGAGTGGCTGGAACAGCTCGCCTCCTTCACGCTGGATCTTCATCGCAATGGCGAGCGCATCGACAGCGGCCGCGCGGAGAACGTGCTCGGCGGGCCGCTGAGCGCGCTCAAGGCCATGGTCGACGGGCTGCCTGCTACCGCGCTGGCGAGCACGGTCTCCACTGGGGAAGTGGTGACGACGGGGACGCTGACGCGGGCCTTTCCGGTGGCGCCTGGCGAGACCTGGGAGACACGCGTCGCCGGGCTGCCGCTTGCCGACATGGCGATCGCCTTTACGGGCTGA
- a CDS encoding FKBP-type peptidyl-prolyl cis-trans isomerase, whose product MLRLLQAFLLLLPLTLAAHAEELQIRDIVTGTGEEAVPGATVTVHYTGWLMDGTKFDSSLDRGEPFSFPLGASRVIRGWDQGVEGMRVGGKRELIIPPELGYGARGAGGVIPPNSTLRFEVELLRVSKANFGALDTETARG is encoded by the coding sequence ATGCTGCGACTTCTCCAGGCATTTCTCCTGCTGCTGCCGCTGACCCTTGCGGCGCATGCGGAAGAACTCCAGATCCGCGACATCGTCACCGGCACCGGCGAGGAAGCCGTGCCCGGCGCCACGGTGACCGTGCACTACACCGGCTGGCTGATGGACGGCACCAAGTTCGATTCCAGCCTCGACCGCGGCGAGCCCTTCTCCTTCCCGCTCGGCGCGAGCCGCGTCATCCGCGGCTGGGACCAGGGCGTCGAAGGCATGCGCGTCGGCGGCAAGCGCGAACTCATCATCCCGCCGGAGCTCGGCTATGGCGCGCGCGGGGCCGGCGGCGTCATTCCGCCGAATTCGACCCTGCGCTTCGAGGTGGAACTGCTGCGCGTGTCCAAGGCCAATTTCGGCGCGCTCGACACCGAGACCGCCCGCGGCTGA
- a CDS encoding CDP-alcohol phosphatidyltransferase family protein — translation MIDGLFKRHIDPLWESMATPLVRMGMTPNQVTATGLVLICLTSALYLWHGNPAVFGLTLAFAFAFDALDGAVARRRSMCTKSGGYFDAMVDRYQELAVLAALAAVNDLWALALLAFSGGVLTSYAKARTAIEIPIRNEAWPDFFERLERIIFLSAMLLVAGGLSLAGIAPASTIAVGLGIYALLAHLTSVQRMRRAVALLRAADGAAKD, via the coding sequence ATGATCGACGGCTTGTTCAAGCGCCATATCGACCCGCTCTGGGAGAGCATGGCGACCCCGCTGGTGCGCATGGGGATGACGCCGAACCAGGTCACGGCGACGGGTCTCGTCCTGATCTGCCTGACCTCGGCGCTCTATCTGTGGCACGGGAATCCGGCCGTCTTCGGACTGACGCTGGCCTTTGCTTTCGCCTTCGATGCGCTGGACGGGGCGGTGGCGCGGCGCCGGTCGATGTGCACCAAGTCGGGCGGTTATTTCGACGCCATGGTGGACCGCTACCAGGAACTGGCGGTTCTGGCTGCCCTTGCCGCGGTCAACGACCTTTGGGCGTTGGCGCTGCTCGCCTTTTCCGGCGGGGTGCTGACCAGCTATGCCAAGGCGCGCACGGCCATCGAGATCCCGATCCGCAACGAGGCGTGGCCGGATTTCTTCGAGCGGCTGGAGCGGATCATCTTCCTGAGTGCGATGCTCCTGGTTGCCGGGGGGCTGTCGCTTGCCGGGATCGCGCCGGCTTCGACGATTGCCGTTGGGCTCGGCATCTACGCGCTGCTGGCGCATCTGACGTCGGTGCAGCGGATGCGGCGGGCGGTTGCCCTGTTGCGGGCTGCGGATGGCGCGGCAAAAGACTGA
- a CDS encoding xylulokinase has translation MIGDSAAGEKGPGSDERGLIISADFGTSGVKIAALDRSLSAIATATRRYPLSLPGPDRAEQEPEDWWSALREGIADLAAQIPDLSARASALVFCAQMCGVIPVERSGRPLRPAIVWLDKRAGSLSRAMNGGFPSLAGYRLDKLYTWTRIANGAPSHNGMDPPAKMLWLKQHEPDVWEAAARLLDVKDWLLHRATGRFVTTADSANLTWMMDTRPGREGWSPYLAGRLGIPLDRLPEIVDGTYTVGGLLPQAGTELGLAAGLPVIAGAGDVVATAIGSGATGDGELHAYAGTSAWLSGFFPSRRIDIFHSYATISSSVNYRPLLIATQESAGSAFAWAARLFGGGESGAARDDDASLEALYAGIGPLRDSDPLFVPWLSGERVPVDDDRLRAVFTGLSVGHDRNALLRSVLEGVALNMRWALSKVARQKGLKTGLPLPLVGGGAVNPHFAQMLADALKLQVVVRQPRLAGVRGAGAIAAAGLGWYPSVEAAAASLTQGEALTYDPEGEGMARADRRAALLDRHRPKLISLYR, from the coding sequence GTGATCGGCGACAGCGCAGCAGGGGAAAAAGGTCCGGGCTCGGATGAGCGCGGCCTGATCATTTCCGCCGATTTCGGCACCTCGGGCGTCAAGATCGCGGCGCTCGATCGCAGCCTTTCCGCCATTGCGACGGCAACGCGCCGCTATCCCTTGAGCCTGCCGGGGCCCGACCGCGCCGAGCAGGAGCCCGAGGATTGGTGGTCGGCGCTGCGCGAAGGGATCGCCGATCTTGCCGCGCAGATCCCCGATTTATCCGCGCGCGCCTCGGCCCTCGTCTTTTGCGCACAGATGTGCGGCGTCATTCCGGTCGAGCGCTCGGGGCGCCCCTTGCGCCCGGCCATCGTCTGGCTGGACAAGCGGGCAGGCTCCCTGTCGCGCGCGATGAACGGGGGATTTCCCTCGCTCGCCGGCTACCGGCTCGACAAGTTGTACACCTGGACGCGCATCGCCAACGGTGCGCCCTCGCACAACGGCATGGACCCGCCGGCCAAGATGCTCTGGCTGAAGCAGCACGAGCCGGACGTGTGGGAAGCGGCGGCCCGGCTGCTCGACGTCAAGGACTGGCTTTTGCACAGGGCGACGGGGCGTTTCGTCACCACGGCCGACAGCGCCAACCTGACCTGGATGATGGATACGCGGCCCGGCCGGGAAGGGTGGTCGCCCTATCTCGCCGGACGGCTCGGCATCCCGCTCGACCGGCTGCCGGAGATCGTCGACGGGACTTATACCGTCGGCGGCCTGTTGCCGCAGGCGGGGACAGAGCTCGGCCTTGCCGCCGGCCTGCCGGTGATCGCCGGGGCGGGCGACGTGGTGGCGACGGCCATCGGTTCGGGTGCGACGGGCGACGGAGAACTGCACGCCTATGCCGGCACCAGCGCGTGGCTCAGCGGCTTTTTCCCCTCCAGAAGGATCGATATTTTCCACTCTTACGCCACGATATCCTCCAGCGTGAACTATCGGCCGCTGCTGATCGCGACGCAGGAAAGCGCCGGGTCCGCCTTCGCCTGGGCCGCGCGGCTGTTCGGCGGCGGGGAGAGCGGCGCGGCGCGCGACGACGACGCCTCGCTGGAGGCGCTCTATGCCGGCATCGGCCCCTTGCGCGACAGCGATCCGCTCTTCGTGCCCTGGCTTTCCGGCGAGCGCGTGCCGGTTGACGACGACCGCTTGCGCGCTGTTTTTACAGGGCTTTCCGTCGGCCACGACCGCAACGCGCTGCTGCGCTCGGTGCTGGAAGGCGTTGCGCTCAACATGCGCTGGGCGCTCAGCAAGGTGGCCCGGCAGAAGGGGTTGAAGACCGGCCTGCCGCTGCCGCTGGTCGGCGGCGGTGCGGTCAACCCGCATTTCGCGCAGATGCTGGCCGATGCCTTGAAGCTGCAGGTCGTGGTGCGCCAGCCGCGCCTTGCCGGCGTGCGCGGGGCGGGCGCCATCGCCGCGGCCGGTCTCGGCTGGTATCCGAGCGTCGAGGCGGCCGCCGCAAGCCTCACCCAGGGCGAGGCGCTGACTTACGACCCTGAGGGCGAAGGCATGGCGCGGGCCGACCGGCGGGCCGCGCTGCTCGACCGGCACCGGCCGAAGCTGATTTCCCTATATCGCTGA
- a CDS encoding stealth conserved region 3 domain-containing protein, producing MIAETGRGQGADKGEAVDIVYTWVDDSFPGYRELLSAHAGTAHDSNPNRTRDNLELLRYSLRSLDAHVPFARKIYLLSCRPQIPAWLDRDHPDLVVVHHDDIMAPEILPTFNSFAIVSHLAKLPGLSRTFLYFEDDMLAFSPLKLADFRGSDGRAKVFLTGKASPVLASLDPQRASPWNLAMANANRLLEQRFGPGRRRYLAHGPQLIDAALFEEMCEDFREAIEATRASRFRAGHNVPPEYLYPHFAAESGRAVPVSSAETRRAMGYASLENVLPWTFAQLRYLEWAKPLAVTLNDSFGKAPNPRVVAHMRAVLERWFPVPSRFEKRG from the coding sequence ATGATCGCAGAAACGGGACGGGGACAGGGCGCGGACAAGGGCGAGGCGGTCGACATCGTCTACACCTGGGTCGACGACAGTTTCCCCGGTTATCGCGAGCTGCTGTCCGCCCATGCGGGCACCGCGCATGACAGCAATCCCAACCGCACCCGCGACAATCTCGAGCTTTTGCGCTACTCGCTGCGCTCGCTCGACGCACATGTCCCCTTCGCCCGAAAGATCTATCTGCTGAGCTGCCGGCCGCAGATCCCCGCCTGGCTGGACAGGGATCATCCCGACCTCGTGGTGGTACATCACGATGACATCATGGCGCCGGAGATCCTGCCGACCTTCAACTCCTTCGCCATCGTCAGCCATCTGGCGAAGCTGCCGGGCCTGTCGAGGACTTTCCTCTATTTTGAAGACGATATGCTCGCCTTTTCCCCGCTGAAGCTGGCCGATTTCCGCGGATCGGACGGGCGGGCGAAAGTCTTCCTGACGGGGAAAGCCTCGCCGGTGCTAGCAAGCCTCGACCCGCAGCGCGCAAGCCCCTGGAACCTGGCCATGGCCAATGCCAACCGGTTGCTGGAACAGCGTTTCGGCCCCGGACGGCGGCGCTATCTCGCCCATGGGCCGCAGCTGATCGACGCCGCGCTTTTCGAGGAAATGTGCGAGGATTTCCGCGAGGCGATCGAGGCGACGCGGGCAAGCCGCTTCCGCGCCGGCCACAACGTGCCGCCGGAATACCTCTACCCCCACTTTGCCGCGGAAAGCGGCCGCGCGGTTCCCGTCTCTTCCGCGGAGACCCGGCGCGCGATGGGCTATGCCTCGCTGGAGAATGTCCTGCCCTGGACCTTCGCGCAGCTGCGCTATCTGGAATGGGCGAAACCGCTGGCGGTGACGCTGAACGACAGTTTCGGCAAGGCACCCAACCCGCGGGTCGTCGCCCATATGCGCGCCGTGCTGGAGCGCTGGTTCCCCGTTCCCTCGCGCTTCGAGAAGCGGGGATAG
- a CDS encoding glycosyltransferase family 4 protein, giving the protein MRIVQILPYAMARPGGVQSHVRDLSQWLRGEGHEVRIVAPPTPDGICADGTECCGRSRMVSMFGTRFEVSYAPRAERRRLVADLREWGADLVHLHTPWTPFVAWQVWRELRLPTVTTFHATLPAADASGLAARLLRITARHFLSHSRIVVVPSPTPLPHLGEAARDARVEVVPPSVDLAPWRQARKTKPNQSLEIVFLGRFEARKGLDVLLAAWPQIASALPDARLTIAGGGELRPLVEQALVLPHGARIRLVDRPDDITARALVGGADIFAAPAPYGESFGLVLVEAMAAGALPVAAANAGYASVMSGEGAELLVPPGDAGALALRIVTLAGDRPARERLIAWADARAQDADIRGTGPVFARLYREALGLP; this is encoded by the coding sequence ATGAGGATCGTTCAGATCCTTCCCTATGCAATGGCCCGGCCCGGCGGCGTCCAGTCGCATGTGCGCGACCTTTCGCAGTGGCTGCGGGGCGAGGGGCACGAGGTGCGCATCGTCGCGCCGCCAACGCCCGACGGAATTTGCGCTGACGGAACAGAGTGTTGCGGTCGATCCCGGATGGTGTCGATGTTTGGCACCCGCTTCGAGGTGAGCTATGCCCCGCGGGCCGAACGGCGCCGGCTCGTTGCCGATCTGCGCGAGTGGGGCGCCGATCTCGTCCACCTGCACACGCCCTGGACGCCTTTCGTCGCCTGGCAGGTCTGGCGGGAGCTGCGCCTGCCGACGGTGACGACCTTCCATGCGACGCTTCCGGCAGCGGATGCCTCCGGACTTGCCGCGCGGCTGCTGCGTATCACCGCCCGGCACTTCCTCTCGCACTCGCGCATCGTCGTCGTTCCCTCGCCGACGCCGCTGCCGCATCTGGGGGAGGCGGCACGCGATGCGCGGGTGGAGGTGGTGCCGCCCTCGGTCGACCTTGCGCCCTGGCGGCAGGCGCGAAAGACGAAGCCGAATCAAAGTCTTGAGATCGTCTTTCTGGGGCGGTTCGAGGCGCGTAAGGGGCTCGATGTGCTGCTGGCCGCATGGCCGCAGATCGCCTCCGCGCTACCGGATGCGCGCCTCACCATTGCCGGCGGCGGCGAGTTGCGGCCCCTCGTCGAGCAGGCCCTTGTCCTCCCTCATGGCGCGCGCATCCGCCTCGTCGACCGGCCGGACGACATCACCGCCCGTGCCCTGGTCGGGGGTGCGGATATCTTCGCCGCGCCTGCCCCTTACGGCGAAAGCTTCGGCCTGGTGCTGGTCGAGGCGATGGCGGCGGGCGCGCTGCCGGTCGCGGCGGCGAATGCCGGCTATGCCAGCGTCATGAGCGGGGAAGGCGCGGAGCTGCTGGTGCCTCCGGGCGATGCCGGCGCGCTGGCGCTGCGCATCGTCACCCTTGCCGGGGACAGGCCCGCCCGCGAGCGGCTCATCGCATGGGCCGATGCCCGCGCGCAAGATGCCGACATTCGCGGCACGGGTCCCGTCTTTGCAAGGCTTTACCGCGAGGCGCTCGGCCTCCCGTGA
- a CDS encoding CDP-alcohol phosphatidyltransferase family protein: MQPDPTFRTLWREYRRERFRSELASDWAVAVLYRLPSLWLVARLVPTGISPTAVTLAALPVALAMPLAALLLPPGFAVLGTVLLAVAFQILDCADGGLARATGRSSSKGAALDFVIDMAQWGLFYTSIGILADRMVAADGTGFFWTPLALAAAWLRLYARVARDARPASPAADAAPPPQEAQPGGFVVLAERALAGMSGALPIFLGIAALAGALPAMVVFVLVYALLDVGDAVWTSFRNWPGEGA, encoded by the coding sequence ATGCAGCCGGATCCGACGTTTCGTACCCTCTGGCGGGAGTACCGCCGCGAGAGGTTCCGCAGCGAGCTCGCCAGCGACTGGGCGGTGGCCGTGCTCTACCGCTTGCCGAGCCTGTGGCTGGTGGCGCGGCTGGTGCCGACGGGGATTTCTCCGACCGCGGTGACCCTGGCCGCCCTGCCGGTGGCGCTGGCGATGCCGCTCGCCGCCCTGCTGCTGCCGCCGGGGTTTGCCGTCCTTGGCACGGTGCTGCTCGCCGTCGCCTTCCAGATCCTCGATTGCGCCGATGGCGGGCTGGCGCGGGCGACGGGGCGCAGTTCCTCGAAAGGCGCGGCGCTCGATTTCGTCATCGACATGGCGCAATGGGGCCTGTTCTACACCAGCATCGGCATCCTCGCCGACCGGATGGTCGCGGCGGACGGTACCGGCTTTTTCTGGACGCCTCTGGCGCTCGCTGCGGCGTGGCTGCGCCTCTATGCGAGGGTGGCGCGGGACGCGCGGCCTGCCTCTCCCGCAGCTGACGCGGCGCCGCCCCCGCAGGAGGCGCAGCCGGGGGGATTTGTCGTCCTTGCCGAGCGCGCACTGGCGGGGATGAGCGGTGCCCTGCCGATTTTTCTTGGAATCGCAGCTCTCGCAGGCGCTCTGCCGGCGATGGTGGTCTTCGTTCTGGTCTATGCCCTGCTCGATGTCGGGGATGCGGTGTGGACAAGTTTCCGCAACTGGCCGGGCGAGGGCGCATGA
- a CDS encoding phosphocholine cytidylyltransferase family protein codes for MPTIKAVFLAAGRGVRMGERGLLTPKGLISLGHQSFLEDAVDTLALHGITDIRVVTGHLAEHYRELAANRRPSLDLRHNGTFATKGSLQSLMVGLEGLDGPCLVLESDLVFEPRAVAAAIGEPETPALLTSGKTGAGDEVHVWIDDREGRPCLRDMSKLVDRWHDAPYGELVGLTYLTGEAVARMQEIGPQLIALDPMADYESGVVELAQSQPVIVPRIDDLAWAEVDNEAMLARAAELVYPRIEAARRQG; via the coding sequence ATGCCCACTATCAAAGCAGTTTTCCTGGCCGCCGGTCGCGGCGTGCGAATGGGCGAGCGCGGCCTGCTGACGCCCAAGGGGCTGATCTCGCTCGGCCACCAGAGCTTCCTGGAAGACGCGGTCGACACGCTGGCCCTCCACGGCATCACGGATATCCGCGTGGTCACCGGCCATCTTGCCGAGCATTACCGCGAATTGGCGGCGAACCGGCGGCCCTCGCTCGACCTGCGCCACAACGGCACCTTCGCCACCAAGGGCTCGCTGCAGAGCCTGATGGTAGGGCTCGAGGGGCTGGACGGGCCCTGCCTTGTCCTCGAATCCGATCTGGTGTTCGAGCCGCGTGCGGTCGCTGCCGCCATCGGCGAGCCGGAGACGCCGGCCCTGCTCACCTCCGGCAAGACCGGGGCGGGCGACGAGGTGCATGTGTGGATCGACGACCGGGAGGGGCGGCCCTGTCTGCGCGACATGTCCAAGCTGGTCGACCGCTGGCACGACGCGCCTTATGGCGAGTTGGTCGGCCTGACCTATCTGACCGGCGAAGCGGTGGCGCGGATGCAGGAGATCGGCCCGCAGCTGATCGCGCTCGACCCGATGGCCGACTACGAGAGCGGCGTGGTCGAACTGGCGCAGAGCCAGCCCGTCATCGTGCCGCGGATCGACGATCTCGCCTGGGCCGAGGTCGACAACGAGGCAATGCTCGCCCGTGCCGCGGAGCTGGTTTATCCCCGCATCGAGGCGGCGCGCCGGCAGGGCTGA
- a CDS encoding LptF/LptG family permease, with the protein MRAPGSTLPLFTAGGLPLARRRTPVFGLIGRRILATHLKAAALVMTMFLIVAFAIDLAQSLDGVLARADELGRSRVLLVAAYLGYRAVDIATRLFPVACFIGVFAAELMRLFNRETTVIAAAGWSPRQTLLVVCVFALVTGALQFSLERWWRPAAVFAQAELQLGGYGRRFADGDLGEPSWFVVNGAVLKARVIRSAKPELADVELYRGVVAGDLRDVIVARHGVPADRPGFWRFTDVDLWARLPGEDQSRSDGAPPAYAQTSLYLISQYPSLELRLDIVPEALSYYDIAAFYLPQAPLEVLARDSNPLKGPDVDAALWRRWAAFFLPGAYALLGASLAPVAGAGRVVAPLRILVLALAGYLALVATKVSWAMGEIGVLSGFTSSWLSIFLALIGVVVAQRMLSRPH; encoded by the coding sequence ATGCGCGCGCCCGGCTCCACCCTTCCGCTTTTCACTGCCGGCGGTCTGCCGCTCGCCCGGCGGCGCACGCCCGTCTTCGGCCTGATCGGCCGGCGGATCCTGGCAACGCACCTAAAGGCGGCGGCGCTGGTCATGACGATGTTCCTGATCGTTGCCTTCGCCATCGACCTGGCGCAGAGCCTCGACGGGGTGCTGGCGCGGGCCGACGAGCTGGGGCGCTCCCGCGTCCTTCTGGTCGCGGCCTATCTCGGCTACCGCGCGGTAGACATCGCGACGCGCCTGTTTCCCGTCGCCTGCTTCATCGGCGTCTTCGCGGCCGAGCTGATGCGCCTGTTCAACCGCGAGACCACGGTGATCGCCGCCGCCGGCTGGTCGCCGCGCCAGACGCTCTTGGTGGTCTGCGTCTTCGCGCTGGTCACCGGCGCGCTGCAGTTCTCGCTGGAGCGCTGGTGGCGGCCGGCGGCGGTCTTCGCCCAGGCCGAGCTGCAGCTCGGCGGCTACGGCCGGCGCTTTGCCGACGGCGATCTCGGCGAGCCGAGCTGGTTCGTCGTCAACGGCGCGGTGCTGAAGGCGCGGGTCATCCGCAGCGCCAAGCCCGAGCTCGCCGATGTCGAGCTCTATCGCGGCGTGGTCGCCGGCGACCTGCGCGACGTGATCGTCGCCCGCCACGGCGTGCCGGCCGACCGGCCCGGCTTCTGGCGCTTCACGGATGTCGACCTGTGGGCGCGGCTGCCGGGCGAGGACCAGTCGCGCAGCGACGGTGCGCCGCCCGCCTACGCCCAGACCTCGCTTTACCTCATCAGCCAGTATCCGAGCCTGGAGCTGCGGCTCGATATCGTGCCCGAGGCGCTCTCCTATTACGACATCGCCGCCTTCTACCTGCCGCAGGCCCCGCTCGAGGTGCTGGCGCGCGACAGCAACCCGCTGAAGGGGCCGGATGTCGACGCGGCGCTGTGGCGGCGCTGGGCGGCGTTCTTCCTTCCCGGCGCCTACGCGCTGCTGGGGGCGAGCCTTGCTCCGGTGGCGGGGGCAGGGCGCGTCGTCGCGCCCCTGCGTATCCTCGTCCTGGCGCTTGCGGGATATCTCGCGCTGGTCGCGACCAAGGTCTCCTGGGCGATGGGGGAGATCGGCGTCCTGTCCGGCTTCACCAGCAGCTGGCTGTCGATCTTCCTGGCGCTCATCGGGGTGGTCGTGGCGCAGCGGATGCTGTCGCGGCCGCATTGA